The Molothrus ater isolate BHLD 08-10-18 breed brown headed cowbird chromosome 18, BPBGC_Mater_1.1, whole genome shotgun sequence genome window below encodes:
- the MORC2 gene encoding ATPase MORC2 isoform X2 — protein MAATAAMSLGNYSSLNRAQLTFEYLHTNSTTHEFLFGALAELVDNARDADATRIDIYTEQREDLRGGFMLCFLDDGTGMDSNEAASVIQFGKSAKRSPESTQIGQYGNGLKSGSMRIGKDFILFTKKDNTMTCLLLSRTFHEEEGIDEVIVPLPTWNARSHEPLTDNMEKFAIETELIYKYSPFKSEWEVMDQFNKIRGTLVIIFNLKLMDNGEPELDVTSDPHDIQMAETPPEGTKPERRSFRAYAAVLYIDPRMRIFINGHKVQTKRLSCCLYKPRMYKYTSNRFKTRAEQEVKKAEHLARIAEEKAREAESKARALELRLGGDLTRESRVTLRQVQNSAITLRREADVKKRIKDAKQRALKEPKELNFIFGVNIEQRELDGMFIYNCSRLIKMYEKVGPQLEGGMACGGVVGVVDVPYLVLEPTHNKQDFADAKEYRHLLKAMGEHLAQYWKDVAIAQRGIIKFWDEFGYLSANWNQPPSSELRYKRRRAMEIPTTIQCDVCLKWRTLPFQLSSVEKNYPDTWVCSMNPDPEQDRCEAAEQKQKVPLGTLKKDLKSNEEKQKQLTEKIRQQQKKLEALQKTTPILSQADLKKLPLEVTTRPSREHTRTQRPRSPPLPDVIKNAPSRPPGSSPPHKSCTQLKKSSSDRPNTSSPKLASMLFKEEASTSRTHHHTVTAGKSNSTLKTLAKPGASMKSLSGQQSPKSSRETPNPKAAKVPAVRKSASGRCLQASNTRKRALNIPEDGSEEEGEPKKERTKRGKFLAVKEEKDSNEVVVELTDSAGEEELLELKKAQKDKGLHVEVRVNKEWFTGRVTAVERIRQAIRWKVKFDYVPTDTTPRDRWVEKGSEDVRLMKPPSPEYQAPDTQQEEEVVMAEPSTSDCIRIEPDTTGPSSSQETVDLLVQILRNCLRYFLPPSFPISKNELSSMSSEGLLAFPLKEYFKQYEVGLQNLCNSYQTRADARAKASEENLRNLEKKLRETEEKLQKLRTNIMALLQKVQEDIDINTDDELDAYIEDLIMKGD, from the exons ATGAAGCTGCCAGTGTTATCCAGTTTGGTAAATCAGCCAAGCGATCACCTGAGTCCACTCAAATCGGGCAGTATGGAAACGGCTTGAAATC GGGTTCCATGCGGATTGGGAAGGATTTTATCCTGTTCACAAAGAAAGATAACACCATGACTTGCCTCCTCTTATCACGGACGTTCCATGAGGAAGAAGGCATCGACGAG GTCATCGTTCCCCTACCCACCTGGAACGCACGGAGCCATGAACCCCTGACGGACAACATGGAGAAATTTGCTATTGAGACGGAGCTCATTTACAAGTATTCCCCTTTCAAATCAGAATGGGAAGTGATGGACCAGTTCAATAAGATACGTG GCACTCTGGTGATCATCTTTAACCTGAAACTAATGGATAATGGAGAGCCAGAGCTGGATGTGACTTCTGACCCTCACGATATTCAGATGGCAGAAACACCCCCAGAGGGAAC CAAGCCGGAGCGACGCTCCTTCCGTGCCTATGCTGCTGTGCTTTATATTGATCCCAGGATGAGGATCTTCATCAATGGACACAAAGTACAAACCAAACGACTCTCATGCTGCCTCTACAAGCCAAG GATGTACAAATACACTTCAAACCGTTTCAAGACCCGTGCAGAGCAAGAGGTGAAGAAAGCAGAGCACTTGGCAAGGATAG CGGAAGAGAAGGCTCGCGAGGCGGAGAGCAAAGCCCGTGCCCTCGAGTTACGCCTTGGAGGGGATCTCACGCGGGAGTCTAGG GTGACATTGCGTCAGGTCCAGAACTCGGCCATCACCCTACGGCGGGAGGCTGACGTCAAGAAAAGGATTAAGGATGCAAAGCAGCG GGCACTGAAGGAGCCCAAGGAGCTGAATTTTATCTTTGGGGTGAACATTGAGCAGCGCGAGCTGGACGGCATGTTCATTTATAACTGCAGTCGGCTGATCAAGATGTATGAGAAGGTGGGCCCACAGCTGGAGGGTGGCAT GGCATGTGGAGGAGTGGTAGGCGTGGTGGATGTGCCCTATTTGGTTCTGGAGCCAACCCATAATAAACAAGACTTTGCTGATGCCAAGGAGTATCGACACTTGCTGAAGGCCATGGGAGAGCATTTGGCTCAGTATTGGAAGGATGTTGCAATAG CCCAGAGAGGTATCATCAAGTTCTGGGATGAATTTGGTTATTTATCAGCAAACTGGAACCAGCCTCCGTCTAGTGAACTGCGTTACAAGCGCAGGAGAGCCATGGAGATCCCCACCACAATTCAGTGCG ATGTCTGTCTGAAGTGGCGGACTCTCCCGTTCCAGCTGAGCTCAGTGGAGAAGAACTACCCTGACACCTGGGTGTGCTCCATGAACCCTGATCCTGAACAAGACAG AtgtgaggctgcagagcagaagcagaaggTACCACTGGGAACTCTAAAAAAAGACTTGAAATcaaatgaggaaaagcagaaacaacTGACAGAGAAAATCcgccagcagcagaaaaagctgGAAGCTCTGCAG AAGACCACTCCAATTCTATCTCAGGCTGACTTAAAGAAACTACCTCTGGAAGTGACTACACGGCCTTCAAGGGAG CACACCCGAACTCAGCGCCCACGATCTCCTCCTTTGCCTGATGTAATCAAGAATGCTCCCAGCAGGCCACCAGGATCTTCACCTCCTCACAAGTCCTGCACTCAGCTGAAAAAAAGTTCTTCAGATCGTCCAAATACCAGCTCCCCCAAGCTAGCCAGCATGCTCTTCAAGGAGGAGGCCAGCACTTCCAGGACACACCATCACACTGTGACAGCTGGGAAGTCTAACAGCACTTTAAAAACTCTTGCCAAGCCAGGTGCAAGCATGAAGTCTCTCTCTGGCCAACAGAGCCCCAAAAGCTCACGTGAGACACCCAATCCAAAAGCAGCCAAGGTGCCAGCAGTAAGGAAATCTGCCTCTGGCAGATGTTTACAG GCCTCCAACACTCGAAAGAGGGCCTTGAACATCCCAGAGGATGGGTCTGAGGAGGAGGGTGAGCCCAAAAAGGAGAGGACAAAACGAGGAAAATTTTTGGCAGTGAAAGAAGAGAAGGATTCCAATGAGGTGGTGGTGGAG ctcacaGACAGTGCTGGAGAGGAAGAGTTGTTGGAACTgaagaaagcacagaaag ATAAGGGGCTGCACGTGGAAGTGCGTGTGAACAAGGAATGGTTCACAGGCCGTGTCACAGCTGTGGAAAGGATCAGGCAGGCAATCCGGTGGAAGGTGAAGTTTGATTATGTCCCTACAGACACCACACCAAGGGATCGCTG GGTAGAGAAGGGCAGTGAGGATGTAAGGCTTATGAAGCCTCCCTCTCCTGAGTACCAGGCTCCAGACacacagcaggaagaggaggtggTCATGGCTGAACCTTCTACCTCGGATTGCATCAGAATCGAGCCTGACACCACtggtcccagcagcagccaagaaaCAGTTGACTTACTAGTCCAGATCCTTCG GAATTGTTTGCGATACTTCTTGCCTCCAAGTTTTCCAATCTCCAAGAATGAGCTGAGTTCCATGAGCTCAGAAGGGTTGTTGGCATTTCCCTTG aaagaatattttaagcAGTATGAGGTGGGTCTGCAGAACCTGTGCAATTCATATCAGACACGTGCCGATGCCCGGGCCAAAGCCTCTGAGGAAAACCTCCGGAACTTAGAAAAGAAGCTGAGGGAAACAGAGGAGAAACTGCAGAAGTTGAGGACTAATATCATGGCCCTTCTGCAGAAAGTGCAGGAG GACATTGATATTAATACAGATGATGAACTGGATGCATATATTGAGGACTTGATCATGAAAGGTGACTGA
- the MORC2 gene encoding ATPase MORC2 isoform X1 — protein sequence MAATAAMSLGNYSSLNRAQLTFEYLHTNSTTHEFLFGALAELVDNARDADATRIDIYTEQREDLRGGFMLCFLDDGTGMDSNEAASVIQFGKSAKRSPESTQIGQYGNGLKSGSMRIGKDFILFTKKDNTMTCLLLSRTFHEEEGIDEVIVPLPTWNARSHEPLTDNMEKFAIETELIYKYSPFKSEWEVMDQFNKIRGEKGTLVIIFNLKLMDNGEPELDVTSDPHDIQMAETPPEGTKPERRSFRAYAAVLYIDPRMRIFINGHKVQTKRLSCCLYKPRMYKYTSNRFKTRAEQEVKKAEHLARIAEEKAREAESKARALELRLGGDLTRESRVTLRQVQNSAITLRREADVKKRIKDAKQRALKEPKELNFIFGVNIEQRELDGMFIYNCSRLIKMYEKVGPQLEGGMACGGVVGVVDVPYLVLEPTHNKQDFADAKEYRHLLKAMGEHLAQYWKDVAIAQRGIIKFWDEFGYLSANWNQPPSSELRYKRRRAMEIPTTIQCDVCLKWRTLPFQLSSVEKNYPDTWVCSMNPDPEQDRCEAAEQKQKVPLGTLKKDLKSNEEKQKQLTEKIRQQQKKLEALQKTTPILSQADLKKLPLEVTTRPSREHTRTQRPRSPPLPDVIKNAPSRPPGSSPPHKSCTQLKKSSSDRPNTSSPKLASMLFKEEASTSRTHHHTVTAGKSNSTLKTLAKPGASMKSLSGQQSPKSSRETPNPKAAKVPAVRKSASGRCLQASNTRKRALNIPEDGSEEEGEPKKERTKRGKFLAVKEEKDSNEVVVELTDSAGEEELLELKKAQKDKGLHVEVRVNKEWFTGRVTAVERIRQAIRWKVKFDYVPTDTTPRDRWVEKGSEDVRLMKPPSPEYQAPDTQQEEEVVMAEPSTSDCIRIEPDTTGPSSSQETVDLLVQILRNCLRYFLPPSFPISKNELSSMSSEGLLAFPLKEYFKQYEVGLQNLCNSYQTRADARAKASEENLRNLEKKLRETEEKLQKLRTNIMALLQKVQEDIDINTDDELDAYIEDLIMKGD from the exons ATGAAGCTGCCAGTGTTATCCAGTTTGGTAAATCAGCCAAGCGATCACCTGAGTCCACTCAAATCGGGCAGTATGGAAACGGCTTGAAATC GGGTTCCATGCGGATTGGGAAGGATTTTATCCTGTTCACAAAGAAAGATAACACCATGACTTGCCTCCTCTTATCACGGACGTTCCATGAGGAAGAAGGCATCGACGAG GTCATCGTTCCCCTACCCACCTGGAACGCACGGAGCCATGAACCCCTGACGGACAACATGGAGAAATTTGCTATTGAGACGGAGCTCATTTACAAGTATTCCCCTTTCAAATCAGAATGGGAAGTGATGGACCAGTTCAATAAGATACGTGGTGAGAAAG GCACTCTGGTGATCATCTTTAACCTGAAACTAATGGATAATGGAGAGCCAGAGCTGGATGTGACTTCTGACCCTCACGATATTCAGATGGCAGAAACACCCCCAGAGGGAAC CAAGCCGGAGCGACGCTCCTTCCGTGCCTATGCTGCTGTGCTTTATATTGATCCCAGGATGAGGATCTTCATCAATGGACACAAAGTACAAACCAAACGACTCTCATGCTGCCTCTACAAGCCAAG GATGTACAAATACACTTCAAACCGTTTCAAGACCCGTGCAGAGCAAGAGGTGAAGAAAGCAGAGCACTTGGCAAGGATAG CGGAAGAGAAGGCTCGCGAGGCGGAGAGCAAAGCCCGTGCCCTCGAGTTACGCCTTGGAGGGGATCTCACGCGGGAGTCTAGG GTGACATTGCGTCAGGTCCAGAACTCGGCCATCACCCTACGGCGGGAGGCTGACGTCAAGAAAAGGATTAAGGATGCAAAGCAGCG GGCACTGAAGGAGCCCAAGGAGCTGAATTTTATCTTTGGGGTGAACATTGAGCAGCGCGAGCTGGACGGCATGTTCATTTATAACTGCAGTCGGCTGATCAAGATGTATGAGAAGGTGGGCCCACAGCTGGAGGGTGGCAT GGCATGTGGAGGAGTGGTAGGCGTGGTGGATGTGCCCTATTTGGTTCTGGAGCCAACCCATAATAAACAAGACTTTGCTGATGCCAAGGAGTATCGACACTTGCTGAAGGCCATGGGAGAGCATTTGGCTCAGTATTGGAAGGATGTTGCAATAG CCCAGAGAGGTATCATCAAGTTCTGGGATGAATTTGGTTATTTATCAGCAAACTGGAACCAGCCTCCGTCTAGTGAACTGCGTTACAAGCGCAGGAGAGCCATGGAGATCCCCACCACAATTCAGTGCG ATGTCTGTCTGAAGTGGCGGACTCTCCCGTTCCAGCTGAGCTCAGTGGAGAAGAACTACCCTGACACCTGGGTGTGCTCCATGAACCCTGATCCTGAACAAGACAG AtgtgaggctgcagagcagaagcagaaggTACCACTGGGAACTCTAAAAAAAGACTTGAAATcaaatgaggaaaagcagaaacaacTGACAGAGAAAATCcgccagcagcagaaaaagctgGAAGCTCTGCAG AAGACCACTCCAATTCTATCTCAGGCTGACTTAAAGAAACTACCTCTGGAAGTGACTACACGGCCTTCAAGGGAG CACACCCGAACTCAGCGCCCACGATCTCCTCCTTTGCCTGATGTAATCAAGAATGCTCCCAGCAGGCCACCAGGATCTTCACCTCCTCACAAGTCCTGCACTCAGCTGAAAAAAAGTTCTTCAGATCGTCCAAATACCAGCTCCCCCAAGCTAGCCAGCATGCTCTTCAAGGAGGAGGCCAGCACTTCCAGGACACACCATCACACTGTGACAGCTGGGAAGTCTAACAGCACTTTAAAAACTCTTGCCAAGCCAGGTGCAAGCATGAAGTCTCTCTCTGGCCAACAGAGCCCCAAAAGCTCACGTGAGACACCCAATCCAAAAGCAGCCAAGGTGCCAGCAGTAAGGAAATCTGCCTCTGGCAGATGTTTACAG GCCTCCAACACTCGAAAGAGGGCCTTGAACATCCCAGAGGATGGGTCTGAGGAGGAGGGTGAGCCCAAAAAGGAGAGGACAAAACGAGGAAAATTTTTGGCAGTGAAAGAAGAGAAGGATTCCAATGAGGTGGTGGTGGAG ctcacaGACAGTGCTGGAGAGGAAGAGTTGTTGGAACTgaagaaagcacagaaag ATAAGGGGCTGCACGTGGAAGTGCGTGTGAACAAGGAATGGTTCACAGGCCGTGTCACAGCTGTGGAAAGGATCAGGCAGGCAATCCGGTGGAAGGTGAAGTTTGATTATGTCCCTACAGACACCACACCAAGGGATCGCTG GGTAGAGAAGGGCAGTGAGGATGTAAGGCTTATGAAGCCTCCCTCTCCTGAGTACCAGGCTCCAGACacacagcaggaagaggaggtggTCATGGCTGAACCTTCTACCTCGGATTGCATCAGAATCGAGCCTGACACCACtggtcccagcagcagccaagaaaCAGTTGACTTACTAGTCCAGATCCTTCG GAATTGTTTGCGATACTTCTTGCCTCCAAGTTTTCCAATCTCCAAGAATGAGCTGAGTTCCATGAGCTCAGAAGGGTTGTTGGCATTTCCCTTG aaagaatattttaagcAGTATGAGGTGGGTCTGCAGAACCTGTGCAATTCATATCAGACACGTGCCGATGCCCGGGCCAAAGCCTCTGAGGAAAACCTCCGGAACTTAGAAAAGAAGCTGAGGGAAACAGAGGAGAAACTGCAGAAGTTGAGGACTAATATCATGGCCCTTCTGCAGAAAGTGCAGGAG GACATTGATATTAATACAGATGATGAACTGGATGCATATATTGAGGACTTGATCATGAAAGGTGACTGA
- the MORC2 gene encoding ATPase MORC2 isoform X3: MLCFLDDGTGMDSNEAASVIQFGKSAKRSPESTQIGQYGNGLKSGSMRIGKDFILFTKKDNTMTCLLLSRTFHEEEGIDEVIVPLPTWNARSHEPLTDNMEKFAIETELIYKYSPFKSEWEVMDQFNKIRGEKGTLVIIFNLKLMDNGEPELDVTSDPHDIQMAETPPEGTKPERRSFRAYAAVLYIDPRMRIFINGHKVQTKRLSCCLYKPRMYKYTSNRFKTRAEQEVKKAEHLARIAEEKAREAESKARALELRLGGDLTRESRVTLRQVQNSAITLRREADVKKRIKDAKQRALKEPKELNFIFGVNIEQRELDGMFIYNCSRLIKMYEKVGPQLEGGMACGGVVGVVDVPYLVLEPTHNKQDFADAKEYRHLLKAMGEHLAQYWKDVAIAQRGIIKFWDEFGYLSANWNQPPSSELRYKRRRAMEIPTTIQCDVCLKWRTLPFQLSSVEKNYPDTWVCSMNPDPEQDRCEAAEQKQKVPLGTLKKDLKSNEEKQKQLTEKIRQQQKKLEALQKTTPILSQADLKKLPLEVTTRPSREHTRTQRPRSPPLPDVIKNAPSRPPGSSPPHKSCTQLKKSSSDRPNTSSPKLASMLFKEEASTSRTHHHTVTAGKSNSTLKTLAKPGASMKSLSGQQSPKSSRETPNPKAAKVPAVRKSASGRCLQASNTRKRALNIPEDGSEEEGEPKKERTKRGKFLAVKEEKDSNEVVVELTDSAGEEELLELKKAQKDKGLHVEVRVNKEWFTGRVTAVERIRQAIRWKVKFDYVPTDTTPRDRWVEKGSEDVRLMKPPSPEYQAPDTQQEEEVVMAEPSTSDCIRIEPDTTGPSSSQETVDLLVQILRNCLRYFLPPSFPISKNELSSMSSEGLLAFPLKEYFKQYEVGLQNLCNSYQTRADARAKASEENLRNLEKKLRETEEKLQKLRTNIMALLQKVQEDIDINTDDELDAYIEDLIMKGD, from the exons ATGAAGCTGCCAGTGTTATCCAGTTTGGTAAATCAGCCAAGCGATCACCTGAGTCCACTCAAATCGGGCAGTATGGAAACGGCTTGAAATC GGGTTCCATGCGGATTGGGAAGGATTTTATCCTGTTCACAAAGAAAGATAACACCATGACTTGCCTCCTCTTATCACGGACGTTCCATGAGGAAGAAGGCATCGACGAG GTCATCGTTCCCCTACCCACCTGGAACGCACGGAGCCATGAACCCCTGACGGACAACATGGAGAAATTTGCTATTGAGACGGAGCTCATTTACAAGTATTCCCCTTTCAAATCAGAATGGGAAGTGATGGACCAGTTCAATAAGATACGTGGTGAGAAAG GCACTCTGGTGATCATCTTTAACCTGAAACTAATGGATAATGGAGAGCCAGAGCTGGATGTGACTTCTGACCCTCACGATATTCAGATGGCAGAAACACCCCCAGAGGGAAC CAAGCCGGAGCGACGCTCCTTCCGTGCCTATGCTGCTGTGCTTTATATTGATCCCAGGATGAGGATCTTCATCAATGGACACAAAGTACAAACCAAACGACTCTCATGCTGCCTCTACAAGCCAAG GATGTACAAATACACTTCAAACCGTTTCAAGACCCGTGCAGAGCAAGAGGTGAAGAAAGCAGAGCACTTGGCAAGGATAG CGGAAGAGAAGGCTCGCGAGGCGGAGAGCAAAGCCCGTGCCCTCGAGTTACGCCTTGGAGGGGATCTCACGCGGGAGTCTAGG GTGACATTGCGTCAGGTCCAGAACTCGGCCATCACCCTACGGCGGGAGGCTGACGTCAAGAAAAGGATTAAGGATGCAAAGCAGCG GGCACTGAAGGAGCCCAAGGAGCTGAATTTTATCTTTGGGGTGAACATTGAGCAGCGCGAGCTGGACGGCATGTTCATTTATAACTGCAGTCGGCTGATCAAGATGTATGAGAAGGTGGGCCCACAGCTGGAGGGTGGCAT GGCATGTGGAGGAGTGGTAGGCGTGGTGGATGTGCCCTATTTGGTTCTGGAGCCAACCCATAATAAACAAGACTTTGCTGATGCCAAGGAGTATCGACACTTGCTGAAGGCCATGGGAGAGCATTTGGCTCAGTATTGGAAGGATGTTGCAATAG CCCAGAGAGGTATCATCAAGTTCTGGGATGAATTTGGTTATTTATCAGCAAACTGGAACCAGCCTCCGTCTAGTGAACTGCGTTACAAGCGCAGGAGAGCCATGGAGATCCCCACCACAATTCAGTGCG ATGTCTGTCTGAAGTGGCGGACTCTCCCGTTCCAGCTGAGCTCAGTGGAGAAGAACTACCCTGACACCTGGGTGTGCTCCATGAACCCTGATCCTGAACAAGACAG AtgtgaggctgcagagcagaagcagaaggTACCACTGGGAACTCTAAAAAAAGACTTGAAATcaaatgaggaaaagcagaaacaacTGACAGAGAAAATCcgccagcagcagaaaaagctgGAAGCTCTGCAG AAGACCACTCCAATTCTATCTCAGGCTGACTTAAAGAAACTACCTCTGGAAGTGACTACACGGCCTTCAAGGGAG CACACCCGAACTCAGCGCCCACGATCTCCTCCTTTGCCTGATGTAATCAAGAATGCTCCCAGCAGGCCACCAGGATCTTCACCTCCTCACAAGTCCTGCACTCAGCTGAAAAAAAGTTCTTCAGATCGTCCAAATACCAGCTCCCCCAAGCTAGCCAGCATGCTCTTCAAGGAGGAGGCCAGCACTTCCAGGACACACCATCACACTGTGACAGCTGGGAAGTCTAACAGCACTTTAAAAACTCTTGCCAAGCCAGGTGCAAGCATGAAGTCTCTCTCTGGCCAACAGAGCCCCAAAAGCTCACGTGAGACACCCAATCCAAAAGCAGCCAAGGTGCCAGCAGTAAGGAAATCTGCCTCTGGCAGATGTTTACAG GCCTCCAACACTCGAAAGAGGGCCTTGAACATCCCAGAGGATGGGTCTGAGGAGGAGGGTGAGCCCAAAAAGGAGAGGACAAAACGAGGAAAATTTTTGGCAGTGAAAGAAGAGAAGGATTCCAATGAGGTGGTGGTGGAG ctcacaGACAGTGCTGGAGAGGAAGAGTTGTTGGAACTgaagaaagcacagaaag ATAAGGGGCTGCACGTGGAAGTGCGTGTGAACAAGGAATGGTTCACAGGCCGTGTCACAGCTGTGGAAAGGATCAGGCAGGCAATCCGGTGGAAGGTGAAGTTTGATTATGTCCCTACAGACACCACACCAAGGGATCGCTG GGTAGAGAAGGGCAGTGAGGATGTAAGGCTTATGAAGCCTCCCTCTCCTGAGTACCAGGCTCCAGACacacagcaggaagaggaggtggTCATGGCTGAACCTTCTACCTCGGATTGCATCAGAATCGAGCCTGACACCACtggtcccagcagcagccaagaaaCAGTTGACTTACTAGTCCAGATCCTTCG GAATTGTTTGCGATACTTCTTGCCTCCAAGTTTTCCAATCTCCAAGAATGAGCTGAGTTCCATGAGCTCAGAAGGGTTGTTGGCATTTCCCTTG aaagaatattttaagcAGTATGAGGTGGGTCTGCAGAACCTGTGCAATTCATATCAGACACGTGCCGATGCCCGGGCCAAAGCCTCTGAGGAAAACCTCCGGAACTTAGAAAAGAAGCTGAGGGAAACAGAGGAGAAACTGCAGAAGTTGAGGACTAATATCATGGCCCTTCTGCAGAAAGTGCAGGAG GACATTGATATTAATACAGATGATGAACTGGATGCATATATTGAGGACTTGATCATGAAAGGTGACTGA